Proteins encoded by one window of Chryseobacterium foetidum:
- a CDS encoding DUF4241 domain-containing protein, translating to MKHIENIKKLFSKDFVESPLLESFEVGKIYLSSGKLVACDPVLTNDMKPFTTEFPKGEFQVLLHKERESNCVAYGEIVFDKTEAVYWEMATTEGQNLKDLADEEVFGYPVESGMGCFMDYETQNSLNELEQKLFQRKGDDFMGIYEEFFHEHFFDENGAIDQYAFLKPDEENPRNIFAFETGYGEGFYASYIGFDANHKPVKIVTEFIEIQ from the coding sequence ATGAAACATATAGAAAATATTAAAAAACTCTTCTCAAAAGACTTTGTGGAAAGTCCGCTTCTGGAGAGTTTTGAAGTCGGGAAAATTTATCTTTCGAGCGGAAAGCTTGTGGCTTGCGATCCTGTTTTAACAAATGATATGAAGCCTTTCACTACAGAATTTCCAAAAGGTGAATTTCAGGTTTTGCTTCACAAAGAAAGGGAAAGCAATTGCGTGGCGTACGGTGAAATTGTTTTTGACAAGACAGAAGCAGTTTATTGGGAAATGGCAACCACAGAAGGACAAAACCTAAAAGATCTGGCTGATGAAGAGGTTTTCGGTTATCCCGTAGAAAGCGGAATGGGCTGTTTCATGGATTATGAAACCCAAAACAGTCTCAATGAACTTGAGCAAAAGCTTTTTCAAAGAAAAGGAGACGATTTCATGGGAATCTATGAAGAATTTTTCCATGAACATTTTTTTGATGAAAACGGAGCCATTGATCAGTACGCATTTCTGAAACCGGACGAAGAAAATCCGCGAAATATTTTCGCCTTTGAAACAGGTTATGGAGAAGGATTTTATGCAAGTTACATCGGATTCGATGCAAATCATAAGCCTGTGAAGATTGTTACTGAATTTATTGAAATTCAGTAA
- a CDS encoding valine--tRNA ligase, whose translation MQISEKYNPQETEKKWYKYWLDNKYFHSEPNEKPPYTIVIPPPNVTGILHMGHMLNNTIQDILVRRARMQGFNACWVPGTDHASIATEAKVVAKLKSEGINKSDLTREEFLKHAWEWTDKYGGTILEQLKKLGCSCDWDRTSFTMEPKLSSQVIKAFVDLYNKGLIYRGYRMVNWDPEAKTNISDEEVIFKEQNGKLYFLKYKIEGTEEFLSVATTRPETIFGDTAVCINPNDERYAHLKGKNVLVPIVNRVIPIIEDEYVDIEFGTGALKITPAHDLNDYEIGKKHSLPMIDSLDDDANLNEHGLHYAGKNRFDVRKQIAKELEENDLLLKAEDYANKVGTSERTGAVIEPKVSVQWFLKMSEIGKPALDVVMDDEVKFYPEKFKNTYKHWMENIRDWNISRQLWWGQQIPAYYYGEGENDFVVAENIEEALELAKEKTSNSELPASSLRQDQDALDTWFSSWLWPMSVFDGLNNPDNQDINYYYPTSDLVTGPDIIFFWVARMIMAGLEYRKEIPFKNVYFTGIVRDKIGRKMSKSLGNSPDPLDLIERYGADAVRVGIMMSSAAGNDLKFDSEQIDEEGNVLTEKQVKQRMEEGKDAIYTSPLCDLGRNFGTKIWNAFRLINMWKHEDKPANSTEIQTIEWFENQLNKSITEINDQFDKFRISDALNLIQKLIKDDFCGWYLEAIKPNFGEGISKEVYTKTIYLFEELMKLLHPFMPFLTEELWQTISERKTEDALMIAQQKKSEAFEDKIIKNFETASEVISGVRNYRQTKGISPKESVEIYTNATEFANESVIKKLGNISEIHFGTKTDKPSFTFLVGSTEISIPLSENLDLGEEKEKTEEELKYLKGFLISVDKKLSNEKFVANAKPEIVEVERKKQKDAIDKIAILEEKLKTL comes from the coding sequence ATGCAGATTTCAGAAAAATATAATCCTCAGGAAACAGAAAAGAAATGGTACAAATACTGGCTGGATAACAAATATTTCCACTCAGAACCCAACGAAAAGCCACCTTACACGATCGTAATTCCGCCGCCTAACGTCACAGGAATTCTTCACATGGGGCATATGTTGAACAATACCATTCAGGATATTCTCGTTCGCCGTGCAAGAATGCAGGGTTTCAATGCCTGTTGGGTTCCGGGAACAGACCACGCTTCGATTGCGACGGAAGCGAAAGTTGTTGCCAAACTGAAGTCTGAAGGCATCAATAAATCTGATCTTACAAGAGAAGAATTTTTGAAACACGCATGGGAATGGACCGACAAATACGGGGGAACCATCCTGGAACAGTTGAAGAAATTGGGTTGTTCGTGCGACTGGGACAGAACGAGTTTTACGATGGAACCGAAACTTTCGAGTCAGGTAATCAAAGCTTTTGTTGATTTGTACAATAAAGGTTTGATTTACAGAGGTTATAGAATGGTCAATTGGGATCCTGAAGCAAAAACCAATATTTCTGACGAAGAAGTAATCTTTAAAGAACAAAACGGAAAATTATATTTCCTAAAGTATAAAATCGAGGGTACAGAAGAATTCCTTTCTGTTGCTACAACGCGTCCTGAAACAATTTTCGGGGACACCGCAGTTTGTATTAATCCTAATGATGAGCGATATGCTCATTTGAAAGGGAAAAACGTACTTGTACCGATCGTCAACAGAGTTATTCCAATTATTGAAGACGAATATGTTGATATTGAATTTGGAACGGGTGCTCTGAAAATTACTCCGGCTCATGATCTGAATGATTACGAAATCGGAAAAAAACACAGTCTTCCGATGATTGACTCTCTGGATGATGACGCAAATCTGAATGAGCACGGACTGCATTATGCAGGTAAAAACAGATTTGATGTAAGAAAGCAAATCGCAAAAGAACTGGAAGAAAACGATCTTTTGCTGAAAGCAGAAGATTACGCCAATAAAGTAGGAACTTCCGAAAGAACAGGTGCCGTGATTGAGCCTAAAGTTTCTGTTCAGTGGTTTCTGAAGATGTCTGAAATCGGGAAACCGGCTTTAGACGTTGTGATGGATGATGAAGTGAAATTCTATCCTGAAAAATTCAAAAATACCTACAAACACTGGATGGAAAACATCCGCGACTGGAATATTTCCCGCCAGCTTTGGTGGGGACAGCAGATTCCTGCTTATTATTATGGTGAAGGCGAAAATGATTTTGTAGTTGCTGAAAACATTGAAGAAGCGCTGGAACTTGCGAAAGAAAAAACTTCCAACTCCGAGCTTCCAGCTTCCAGCTTGAGACAAGACCAAGACGCCCTCGATACATGGTTTTCATCATGGTTGTGGCCAATGTCGGTTTTTGACGGACTGAATAATCCTGACAATCAAGATATTAATTATTATTATCCGACTTCAGATCTGGTTACAGGTCCGGATATTATTTTCTTCTGGGTTGCCAGAATGATTATGGCAGGTTTGGAATACAGAAAAGAAATTCCTTTCAAAAATGTTTATTTTACAGGAATTGTAAGGGATAAAATCGGCAGAAAAATGTCTAAATCTCTTGGAAATTCACCGGATCCTTTGGATTTGATTGAACGATATGGCGCAGATGCTGTTAGAGTGGGAATTATGATGAGTTCAGCTGCCGGAAACGATTTAAAATTTGATTCTGAGCAGATTGATGAAGAAGGAAATGTTTTAACTGAAAAACAGGTAAAACAGAGAATGGAAGAAGGCAAAGATGCAATCTACACTTCTCCGCTTTGCGATTTGGGTAGAAACTTCGGTACTAAAATCTGGAATGCTTTCCGTTTAATCAACATGTGGAAGCATGAAGACAAGCCGGCAAATTCTACAGAAATTCAGACTATTGAATGGTTTGAAAATCAATTAAATAAATCAATTACCGAAATTAATGACCAGTTTGATAAATTCAGAATTTCTGATGCATTAAATTTAATTCAGAAATTAATTAAAGATGATTTCTGCGGCTGGTATCTTGAAGCGATTAAGCCAAATTTCGGAGAGGGAATTTCAAAAGAAGTTTACACAAAAACTATTTATTTATTTGAAGAATTGATGAAGCTGCTTCATCCGTTCATGCCTTTCCTTACTGAGGAGCTGTGGCAGACGATTTCAGAAAGAAAAACTGAAGATGCCTTGATGATTGCCCAGCAGAAGAAATCAGAAGCATTTGAAGACAAAATTATCAAAAACTTCGAGACGGCGTCTGAAGTGATTTCAGGAGTAAGAAATTACCGTCAGACTAAAGGGATTTCACCAAAAGAAAGTGTCGAAATATACACCAATGCTACAGAATTTGCCAACGAATCGGTGATTAAAAAACTTGGAAATATTTCAGAAATTCATTTCGGAACAAAAACAGATAAACCAAGCTTTACATTTTTGGTTGGTTCCACAGAAATTTCAATTCCTTTAAGTGAAAACTTAGATTTGGGTGAAGAAAAAGAGAAAACCGAAGAAGAATTAAAATACCTGAAAGGCTTCCTGATTTCTGTAGATAAAAAACTTTCAAACGAGAAATTTGTTGCCAATGCAAAGCCTGAGATTGTGGAAGTTGAGCGTAAAAAACAGAAAGATGCAATTGATAAAATTGCAATTTTGGAAGAGAAGCTTAAAACTTTATAA